From the Xiphophorus couchianus chromosome 11, X_couchianus-1.0, whole genome shotgun sequence genome, the window GTCCAAACTGCTGCTGTTACACCAACGCTTTCTGCCTCAATGCAGTGCTTTTCACTCTGTCACCATTTTTTGTTCCAATTGGAAATGCAACATACTGCCAAACAAATGATTTAAGAGAAGGGCTGGTACATTTATTGGATTCAGATGTGTTTTAGACGGGTTTCAGGATGGCAGCTCTGGAGGACTACCGTTGGACACCCTGACTTGATTAGGAAACGGTGACCTTTGACACTGCTGTAGATTATTCCAGTCAATTAACCTTTACACGTATATTTAGCTTCCTGTAAGGAAATGATGATTCATTCGGCTTTCCAAGAGTCAAGGTCGTGTCCTTACACACCTGTATGATTGACATGCAACGCAACAGTTATTCACTGGTGGATTTTatgaaaactaacaaaataaatatatttagcaaATTCTGGCCTTTCTGCGGCACTTCAAGGACTTCTTGGTCACAATGCTGCTTCTGGGAGTATCGGAAGCTGTTTGTAAAATGACAGTCATATTCTCACCATGATAAAtagttagcttgctaactagtaagaaagtaaaatgtttaccaactacatatttagctaaaaactaaatatttagtttgtaatatAAGTATTTAGtgcaaactaaatgtttagattGAAGCGAAATATTCAGCTGGtttacttaatatttagcttgctaactaaatattacaTTCAGTATGGGGTGCCATTTGTAAAGTTACCCAGTCAAAGATTAGCaacaataatttgggttatttcaCCTGTCAAAATGGGGGttcattaaatatgtatttaacaagttaaatatttagttggttaGGTAAATAtctagcttcaaactaaatatttatttagcatgttaaatatttaactggcaacctaaatattttgtttggaacagtgatatttataaatgaatgaataacatggtgaaaatatggcTTTGAAACATTAACCCCCATTTTGACAGGTTAAATAATCCAAATGATTGTTTGTCTATTTTTGACTGGGTGACTTTactcaaactgaacattttgttttcattcactgaCTTCTCTACAACATTTCTGCTGGTAATAAAATCTCTTGAGTTGAATTCTctgaaactgaatatttttctcagaGTTTATAAAGAAttattcctcttttttattACCACTGTCTCTTGCTGAGTGATTATTAAAGGTCATTTGCTACAGTTTGTCAGTTTTATTCTCACACATGTATGATAAATGATTTTCTCCAGCGGCCCAAACCATAATTCAACACAGTAACTAGGTCACATTTTTATCATGGGTGAAAATAAATCCGGTGTTGGCGTTTAAATCTCGGTTGGCTGTAACTGAAATTCACAAAGTTGGAAGTTTTCAGTTAACTTGGCTTCAAAATGAGTGCAGTTGAAGATAAATCAGCTAGTCAGAGTTAGATTTAGACCAATGTGTCTTGAGATCAACTTAGCTAACAGGCAGCATTGCTGAAGCTAACTTACTGGCTACAGCGAATAACCGCTGATTGAGCACATTGgctaaaatgaaatcaaaatcaaatcaaatttcagttgtatagtacatttcagcaacaaggcatttcaaagtgctttacgtcatcacaaacactaaaaacacaaagtcgtgcaacatagaatcaacaatcaaaacattacattaagtcaaatgccatcattaaATTCGTAATTGATTATGTGTCCAATAAACTCTAcccaggtgggtttttagtcgcgATTTAAAGGAggtcagtgtttcggctgttttacagttttctggaagtttgtgccagatttgtggtgcatagaagctgaatgctgcttctgatcttcagaaccagaaccagaagacctgaggggtctggcaggttgatacaacaacagcagatcttggTAAAGTGTTGATaaggtgtttttattaatgttagCTTACAGTGAACTGCtaattttgattaaagtttATACAGTTAAAAGCAAACTCTGATAACTAGCATCAAAGCTAACCTGGCTAACAGCCGATTCTAACAGGAGCTAACTGTTGGCTGAGTAATGataacttagacttagactgactttattgtcattttgcatgcacagggtgtatacagaacgaaatttcgttgcatacggctcaggacagtgttttgaggttccaatgttgtgaggttactccagaataaaataaaatacaggataaaatatgaatataaaatataaaatataaagtgcaggactgacagtaaaatagaagttatttagctctgtacatgtgcaaggtataaagtggagaccagattttgagtgcagtccagttaagagttcagcagtctgatggcaagtgggaaaaagctgtttcggaaccaggtggacctgcaccggatgctgcggaacctctttccagagggcagcagggagaacagtccatggtgggggtgtgaggggtcactgatgatgtttcggcctcaggacacgcagcgctgggatgaaatgtcctgaatggagggaaggggggccccgatgatcctctctgctgtccgcaccactctcctcacgttcttccagtaggaggcgctgcagcctccacaccacacagagaggcagctggtcagactTGGGGTACTGCTAGCTTGCTAATGTCAAGTGCTAATgtcaagtaaatcaaacttagCTCAAAGTTAAGTTGATTAAATGCCTATTTTTACTacaatttgttttgcaaatttaaTGTGGCTAAAGGTGAAGGgcaaaataaatgtagctgTTAGCAAACAATCCATCAGAAAGGTAGAAACTTGAAGCTGGTCATTTCGAACAGAATAGCTAATTGTTCTGACTACTAGGTTCAAATCGATCAAAATTAATCATTAGACAAACAGAGACTGCAATAATGCTGGGTACACACTCTGCCCTTTAGGAATACAGCGGTGAAAACTCAGATTCATTGTTCTGTAGTCAACACACGTTGTGCCAAACAGGGTGGAAACTTTTAATCAACAAGTAACCTCagccagggccggcccaagccttaTTGGGGCCCCAAGCAGATTTTCAATATGGAAATTGTTTGTCAAGATTTACTTTTGCAACcttttggttttggttgtgtgaTGTTTATTCTCAGACATCGATAAGTCTTGGGCAAATTTCTGTGAATTGGCAGAAACTGTTTCTGTGGCAGGTTGGTAACCAGGGTGGAAATAAAACTGGTGTTAAGACGTTTTTCACAGAGCAGCGTGTAAACGAGATGCTGCTGTGCTATGGCGACTGAGTGTTTTCAGATACAGTCTGCTGGACAGCAAGCTGAGCAAACAGAGCAAACTAACCAGGCTTTATCAGCCTGTTGCCTTAGTTTTCACTGTTTTCAGCCGACAGCACAAACAAGGCTGAAGAAACGAGGCGGTGAGTACAAATTAGTGAAAAAATATGCAgttgcatcttttattttagatgGAAAACCGTCTCTTCAAGCAGCAGGAAGCATAAATGATTGGTTTTGTTTAAGCAGAAGAGATAAAGATTGTTgtttaaaccaataaaatgctacatttttattGACTCACCCAGACGTTACCTGCGTTTCCCCACCTATGTTCAGCAGACGTTTTATTTACATACcataataaccaaataaaagGATATAAACATTATGAGCGACATGTGAGGTTAGACTCAGAAATGGCACACAGATGGGAGGGCTAAAAATGATAACAGGGtcattaaaagataaatatcCTCCACAAGGGAAGACAGTCGTCACAGACAGCCTCTCTGGTGAGTAGCTCACATCTCCTCCCCGGGTTTTACttcaaagaaaaagatttttacatttcaagtcAACAATGTTGATTTTTGGTCAAATATTTGCTGAAGTTGTGATCATTTTTATCTGAAAcgtattaaaatttgtttttcaggcaaaaacattttgaaccacAAATattgttaggttttttttgttgttgtaaatgtttaataaatgatCTGTATGAATATTAATCCattcttttatgtttataattctgtttttccagcagcagcaaaaagcagaaaataaaacaaagccacaactctggaaaaatgctcagaaattttcttgtagCGTCTCTTTGCCTCCTCGCCACAGGTAAAAAggactaaaactttttattttcacatttagtaGAAGGTGGTTTCaagattattgtttatttatgtatctatgtgtatttataatcacatttacagtttttctcgTTTTTTTGGTGTTCTGGTAGCCAAGGAACGACATTTCATTGTGAAATTTCTTGTTATGTCTGTCCAACGACAAAAAACGTACGTCGAAGTTCAAGTAAACCTGGAAGCAATAAATTgagaagaaaatgaggaaatatCTGGTATTGAACGCCAGACACAAatatttcagcatttattttaatttatgagtTGGTTGAAGCGTAAATGAGGTCACGTCGGAGTGTTTCTGCGATGTGGCCAAAGGTGATGATTGATTAATGATAAATGATGCAGAAATTGTTTAGGTAAAGGGTTGGTCACGGCTTTTTTCGTATCACCAGAATGGTGATTTACACCTTAACGGTTTAGTTtggagaaaattaaatattaatactaTTGTGTAACAAGGAGGATTTTCAGGATTTAGCTTTACGTGTTTTCTTTCTGATACAGTAAATCTGTTTGGAACAACCGACTCATCTACTACGTCAGAACCACCAACAACACCAACACCACAAAGCACCACAGACATTAGTACTGAAACTTCAGCTAGTCCACCAACTTCACCAACCTCAACCCCAACTGGTTCACCAGCCACAGTCGACCAAACTGGTGAAACTGGTTCACCAACCACAGTCGACCAAACTGGTGAAACTGGTTCACCAGCCACAGCCAGCCTAAACTCAACCACAGTCCTCCCCTCGTCGGGACCGGCCTCGTCAGAGCTGTCCGGAGGGGCGATAGCCGGCATCACCATCGGTACCATCGCCGGGGCGGGCTTACTGGGTGAGCATAATGGACAAACACACAAACGGTTATGCAACGCCGCAGTTTCCACCACAAACAGTCTGTCAACCATTAACCAGGAAGGAGAGCGGTTTCCTCTGCTTTACTGGTCTCCAGCCCTTTGAATAAATGCAAATGCTGCTGTTCATATAGGAACTCAAACCAAATTTATTTAGAGAAAGAGAAACTAATCTTTATCTGgacaaaaagttcaaaattaaaTCCAAGTTAGAAACTGTAAAGTCATTTAGTAAGATAGAATATTACTGAAATGTCCATTGGGAAATCATGGTGTCTAAAGCTTTAGAAATGGTTCTGCAATCCTTCCTGCTGATAGATGTAAGTgacttttagcctacttcatgctgtCAAACAGGCTCTTTTTAATCAGGTTTTTTCATTTCAGAGGTCTGTAGAACGGCGTATCAGGGTTAGATCAGGGGACAAAACAGAAGAGTACATTTACGCcagaaaatctcagaaattttcaagtgttttttaaaataagagattGAGGCAGAAAATAAgatgagattaatctaaaagtttttttgtagCACATTTTTGACTCCTTAAACTTAGAAATGTCCAAGTTtctctagaaattttctgagattaatgtaaaaagttctgagtttttttctattcttttctgttctgttggGGTGATAAagtattttcctttatttccaGGCGGTGGCGTCTACGGTCTGCTGAAATACactaaaaaaatctgacaacaATTCCCCCCCCATCAAAGACTTAAATGTTGAAACATCGCACGCTGCAACGTTTCCTATGATCCGATCCGGTTAGCGGGGCGGGGAGGAGGCGGGCTTTTCTCAAAGGATCTGAATAAAACCGTCAGTGAAAGCTTCATGGCCCACCAGGAATAAATCCATTATAGTTTCTTGACTGCATTTCTTTAAGTCAGATGGTAATTTTGATGATGATTTTAACGTAACAGCAAATGCTCTGCGAATTTATCGGTTTCTGTCTGCAGTGAATGGCATAAATGTTTTGACCAGAAGGTTTTGTAGTCACttatgaaaatatgtgaaaaactgtaattaagattatgaataatttataaCATTTAGTGTGATGAATAGCCATCTTGGTGGAT encodes:
- the LOC114152658 gene encoding G8 domain-containing protein DDB_G0286311-like; this translates as MLRNFLVASLCLLATVNLFGTTDSSTTSEPPTTPTPQSTTDISTETSASPPTSPTSTPTGSPATVDQTGETGSPTTVDQTGETGSPATASLNSTTVLPSSGPASSELSGGAIAGITIGTIAGAGLLGGGVYGLLKYTKKI